A DNA window from Castanea sativa cultivar Marrone di Chiusa Pesio chromosome 7, ASM4071231v1 contains the following coding sequences:
- the LOC142644434 gene encoding auxin-induced protein 15A-like, with amino-acid sequence MGFRLPGIIHAMQTLQRSSTTANQAALKAIDVPKGYFAVYIGETQKKRFVVPISYLSQPLFQDLLSQAEEEYGYNHPMGGLTIPCRENIFLDLTSRLKPEWFQLHGSRAGGESCEKGLAG; translated from the exons ATGGGTTTCCGCTTGCCTGGCATTATTCATGCTATGCAAACTCTTCAACGGTCTTCAACTACTGCAAACCAAGCAGCTTTGAAGGCTATAGATGTTCCAAAGGGCTATTTTGCAGTCTATATTGGGGAGACCCAAAAGAAGAGATTTGTGGTTCCAATATCATACTTGAGCCAGCCTTTATTCCAAGATTTGCTAAGTCAAGCTGAAGAAGAATATGGATATAATCATCCCATGGGTGGTCTCACAATCCCCTGCAGGGAAAATATCTTCCTGGATCTCACTTCTCGACTAA AACCTGAGTGGTTTCAATTGCACGGGAGCAGAGCTGGAGGAGAAAGCTGTGAAAAGGGCTTGGCAGGATGA